A single genomic interval of Candidatus Jordarchaeales archaeon harbors:
- a CDS encoding iron-containing alcohol dehydrogenase, with translation MTWKPYEYGTRMLYTLLGAKPMRSLVGYFLCPRILIGKFGLVIGLSIGAAMLEKKRAFIITDKAIRNLAESLIPYFEMVQFTVKICDKAVPEPPIPVVREIVEEMREFEPDLIVAVGGGSAIDTAKAAWILYERPDIDFSMVEALTPLGLRKKAYLAAVPTTAGTGSEATQAFVLTDVSQTPPRKLAAQHPECVPEFAILLPELTVGMPPELTVGTGLDALAHAVDAYINRNWGSDLTDPMALKAIELIIRYLPIVYKQPRNMNAREKMLIAATMAGLAFGNAGTAITHALGHSFGKVFNIHHGRAVGMFIPYSLRFEAKVTDGYVGLAKWLNFSLDLDVVGKTKEKTLEKLTQFFKEFITGLGVPIAIKDLGISRSEFEEKKEVLVKYAYEDPTAIFSTRPASIDDFRKLFDYAYEGKDVDW, from the coding sequence GTGACTTGGAAGCCTTATGAATACGGGACACGCATGCTTTACACTTTGCTTGGAGCCAAGCCGATGCGCAGCCTTGTAGGATATTTCCTCTGTCCAAGGATCCTAATAGGAAAATTTGGCCTTGTAATAGGGTTGTCCATCGGGGCAGCTATGCTTGAAAAGAAGCGAGCCTTCATTATTACAGACAAAGCCATAAGGAACCTTGCAGAGTCCCTAATACCCTACTTCGAAATGGTGCAATTTACTGTTAAAATATGTGACAAGGCTGTCCCGGAGCCACCCATACCAGTAGTGCGCGAAATAGTCGAGGAAATGCGCGAGTTTGAACCAGACCTCATAGTAGCTGTAGGAGGCGGTTCAGCCATAGACACAGCTAAGGCGGCATGGATCCTCTACGAGCGGCCTGACATAGACTTCTCCATGGTCGAAGCTCTGACACCTTTGGGGCTAAGAAAGAAGGCCTACCTGGCGGCTGTACCAACCACCGCTGGAACAGGGTCCGAAGCCACGCAGGCTTTCGTATTGACGGACGTTAGCCAGACTCCACCGAGAAAACTAGCCGCGCAGCACCCTGAGTGTGTACCTGAATTCGCAATACTTCTACCGGAGCTAACCGTTGGAATGCCTCCCGAACTCACTGTAGGAACAGGCTTAGACGCCTTAGCTCACGCGGTAGACGCCTACATAAACAGGAACTGGGGAAGCGATCTAACAGACCCGATGGCTCTCAAAGCCATAGAGCTCATCATAAGGTATCTCCCAATAGTATACAAGCAGCCCAGAAACATGAATGCCAGAGAAAAAATGTTAATAGCCGCGACTATGGCTGGGCTGGCTTTCGGAAACGCGGGAACAGCTATAACCCACGCGCTGGGCCACTCCTTCGGGAAAGTCTTTAACATTCATCACGGCAGAGCGGTCGGAATGTTCATACCTTACTCCCTAAGGTTTGAGGCGAAAGTGACCGATGGATACGTTGGTCTTGCGAAGTGGCTGAACTTCAGCCTAGACTTGGACGTGGTAGGAAAGACTAAGGAGAAAACACTTGAAAAGCTCACTCAGTTCTTCAAGGAGTTCATAACAGGTCTCGGTGTTCCAATAGCGATCAAGGATCTCGGGATAAGTAGAAGCGAGTTCGAGGAGAAGAAGGAGGTTCTTGTAAAGTACGCGTACGAAGACCCGACGGCGATCTTTAGCACGCGGCCAGCTAGTATAGACGACTTTAGGAAGCTGTTTGATTACGCGTATGAAGGAAAAGATGTGGATTGGTGA
- a CDS encoding SLC13 family permease has protein sequence MAIQGAEHYLIEFIREWIYTPPVHVVGVFAAIMITTYVLIMTERFHETLAAMGGAVATVVAGKYFEIAYSWVPFVDAFLAWISGEVPRFKPLLFTSGQVLTEMVDWQTIVIVVSLVIIAAAASKSGLFEFICVKVVKRSGGDLGKLFIYLCLLSFALTALIGNDPAFIVISALTLTLTRALGVDPRPYILGEVFVMNAAGASTLVGSFVNVLVSARFNLDPKYFLSYVHFIALGAPFAVVCSLIAVFVVRRAFRDAFIVSEERDVKRRKRAILALDEYNLIEDVSLFRRICVLFVLTIAGFVIAGTLNIPLYIIAVASAFAFLLFSGARPERMLREVDWELVIFLASILIVVEGVHSTGLLENIGKTLGSLTSGNIPATIFLVILTTGSLSGIMDNVSVTSALLYVVPPLSLNALVLDKTVIWALIYGANSGANLTPIGGIPNLIACSLLERDGKPVTWREFVKLGAPLCIASFLIGTGIIYAFATLLGWTSMNLELILTLISEYLAVTGFKAEELGLPSWLTLLYSFYSH, from the coding sequence TTGGCCATTCAGGGGGCTGAGCATTATCTTATCGAGTTCATAAGAGAGTGGATCTATACTCCTCCCGTCCACGTCGTTGGCGTTTTCGCCGCCATAATGATCACGACTTATGTTTTGATTATGACTGAAAGGTTTCATGAGACATTAGCTGCTATGGGTGGGGCTGTTGCTACGGTTGTTGCCGGCAAATACTTCGAGATTGCCTATAGTTGGGTGCCTTTTGTGGACGCGTTCCTGGCGTGGATTTCTGGTGAAGTTCCCAGGTTTAAGCCTCTGCTTTTCACCAGCGGGCAGGTGCTTACGGAGATGGTGGATTGGCAAACAATAGTGATAGTAGTGTCGCTAGTTATAATTGCGGCAGCGGCTTCCAAGTCCGGTTTGTTCGAGTTTATATGTGTTAAAGTGGTGAAGCGCAGTGGGGGGGACCTTGGCAAGCTCTTCATTTACCTATGCCTGCTTAGCTTCGCTTTAACGGCATTGATAGGTAATGATCCAGCTTTCATCGTAATCAGCGCTCTTACGCTCACGCTTACACGCGCCCTTGGAGTTGACCCGCGACCCTACATTTTGGGGGAGGTTTTCGTTATGAACGCTGCTGGTGCTTCGACTCTAGTTGGAAGCTTCGTTAACGTCTTGGTATCAGCACGCTTCAACTTAGACCCTAAGTACTTCCTCTCCTACGTTCACTTCATAGCGCTGGGAGCTCCCTTCGCCGTAGTTTGTTCGCTCATCGCTGTGTTCGTTGTCAGGAGAGCTTTTAGGGACGCGTTCATCGTTTCCGAGGAAAGAGATGTGAAGAGGAGGAAAAGGGCAATTCTCGCCCTCGACGAGTACAACCTTATAGAGGATGTCTCCCTTTTCAGGAGGATCTGCGTGCTTTTCGTTCTAACAATCGCTGGATTCGTTATAGCTGGAACACTCAACATACCACTTTACATAATTGCCGTAGCTTCGGCTTTCGCATTCCTCCTCTTCAGTGGCGCGAGACCAGAGAGGATGCTTCGAGAAGTTGACTGGGAGCTCGTCATCTTCCTGGCAAGTATACTAATAGTAGTAGAGGGCGTACATAGCACGGGACTCTTAGAAAATATAGGAAAAACTCTTGGCTCCCTGACTAGTGGAAACATACCTGCAACCATATTCCTGGTAATACTCACGACTGGGAGTCTTTCAGGGATAATGGACAACGTGTCAGTTACCTCAGCGCTACTCTACGTGGTGCCGCCCTTATCACTCAACGCTCTAGTTCTGGATAAGACAGTCATCTGGGCCCTGATCTACGGCGCGAACTCGGGAGCCAACTTGACTCCTATAGGGGGAATACCTAACCTCATCGCTTGCTCTCTGCTTGAAAGAGACGGAAAGCCGGTAACGTGGAGGGAGTTTGTGAAGCTCGGCGCCCCCCTCTGTATAGCATCGTTCCTGATTGGGACAGGAATTATCTACGCTTTCGCCACCCTGCTAGGCTGGACAAGCATGAACCTAGAGCTCATACTGACGCTCATATCAGAGTACCTAGCAGTAACCGGGTTTAAGGCCGAGGAGCTAGGGCTTCCATCATGGCTCACATTACTATACAGTTTCTACAGCCACTAG
- a CDS encoding chromosome segregation SMC family protein gives MNGFKLTSLQLKNFLTYSEEYLRLPKEGLIVIIGGNGTGKTSLFNALRFVLGSNQKDQRYRSWSDFINNRVNAAYGWVEAVFEGNGETIKLRREVRRGEAPRSYVNGRRVSADELRKVVREKLGIDPDNPLVFVPQGRVDAIRDMETEKLRAFIEELTGLAENRRIIDEKERELEVVRREAEKLREDILTFQEREARLALKFEKWKKRREVEERLKALESEAVWSRMAEWEAKLKELAEAERRAATSVEEKYAAFKKVAGEVEELERELGAKRAKEAEIDAEVNRLREERMNLEARLRGVLGGRDKTLENLRRKEEELERIKGDVEALRRRVKWLEEREKKLEDDRQKVLSKIEELRKELERISVEKEKFRGWEAEWRAAKAELERVKEKIEVLNKEKARVGSELERVGRRILECNRRVAELVSIVENYDEDGLKKRREELRSERERLVRASIRVEDEVKKYDEKINALRKMLLNVGSRVPEQVEMLERDVKNRRMEVEGPLLKLIEVDDKYAKATEAIFGRELLAFVAFDEPDFQVLNELRKKYNAWCTIYLPKTLEAPALGRIEDEGVIGWLEDVLKFPERVRVIIREITRRTLLVKDFKSALALSRKYKGLRFVTVDGEVVEDFENVLRSPHRKIKGLLDVKRITEELEESVIARGRLEEELKSLKEKLDELRREEERVERALTVIPEWRMLLREKMTLEEEEKKLKDELRMIEENLASISADRERAERTLRKVEERKPKDYTELEKAEMEALRELEGTRRELDRLEAELRKVMKEREGALLNMKMLEATGESVSKEIDLLREEVVRGSEEAEELTRKIDELKIVVEEWLARKRDYERSIEVLLQKLGERRERMKVLEETLGEGRKELESIKKEISAAKERLKELEREVRERGFVKPARVRSLPEIEVERTLLEEELASLADVDEGVVKEKEELERERGYLTERFEKVREELQGILEELERRKEEHMVKLVEAVDEVEREVNELLGSVNMRCKLRVAGGYSEAGVEVKLSVKGGPLVNVTAASGGERCFFAIALMAALQKKARTPLVVLDEPSMHLDSENTERTGKILKEISSGRQLLVLVPDKYLEFTKYADQCYGTATSSGVSVVIPARIKC, from the coding sequence TTGAACGGCTTCAAACTCACTTCACTACAACTGAAAAATTTTCTCACATACAGTGAAGAATATCTGAGACTCCCAAAGGAGGGCTTGATAGTCATCATAGGCGGAAATGGAACAGGCAAGACCAGCCTATTCAACGCCCTGCGGTTCGTCCTCGGCTCTAATCAGAAAGATCAAAGGTACCGCTCATGGAGCGACTTCATAAACAACCGTGTGAACGCCGCGTACGGTTGGGTTGAAGCCGTCTTTGAGGGAAACGGAGAGACTATTAAGCTGAGGAGAGAGGTGAGGCGCGGGGAGGCACCGAGATCATACGTCAACGGGAGAAGGGTAAGCGCGGACGAGTTGAGAAAAGTTGTCCGCGAAAAGCTTGGGATAGACCCAGATAACCCCCTGGTCTTCGTGCCTCAGGGACGTGTAGATGCGATTAGAGACATGGAGACGGAGAAGCTGAGAGCTTTCATAGAGGAGCTGACTGGTCTCGCAGAGAACAGAAGGATTATCGATGAAAAGGAGAGGGAACTTGAAGTGGTACGAAGGGAGGCGGAGAAGCTTAGGGAGGATATTTTAACCTTTCAGGAGAGAGAGGCAAGGCTGGCTCTGAAGTTTGAAAAGTGGAAGAAGAGGAGGGAGGTGGAGGAGCGGCTTAAGGCGCTTGAGAGCGAGGCCGTATGGAGCAGGATGGCCGAGTGGGAGGCTAAACTAAAGGAGCTGGCGGAGGCTGAAAGGAGGGCGGCAACATCTGTTGAGGAGAAGTACGCAGCTTTCAAGAAGGTTGCTGGGGAAGTAGAAGAGCTGGAGAGGGAGTTGGGTGCTAAGAGGGCAAAGGAGGCGGAGATTGATGCTGAGGTTAACAGGCTTAGGGAGGAGAGGATGAACCTTGAAGCTAGATTAAGGGGTGTGTTGGGAGGGCGGGATAAGACGCTGGAGAATTTGAGGAGGAAAGAGGAAGAGCTGGAAAGGATTAAGGGAGACGTCGAGGCTCTGAGGAGGAGAGTGAAGTGGCTTGAGGAAAGAGAGAAAAAACTTGAGGACGACAGGCAGAAAGTGCTGTCAAAAATCGAAGAGTTAAGGAAAGAGCTAGAGAGGATTTCCGTTGAGAAGGAGAAGTTTAGGGGGTGGGAGGCTGAGTGGAGAGCTGCTAAGGCCGAGCTGGAGAGGGTGAAGGAGAAAATTGAGGTGCTGAATAAGGAGAAGGCTCGGGTTGGCTCTGAGCTGGAGAGAGTGGGAAGGAGGATTCTGGAGTGTAACAGGAGGGTGGCGGAGCTCGTTAGCATAGTGGAGAATTACGATGAAGATGGGTTGAAGAAGAGGAGAGAGGAGCTGAGGTCGGAAAGGGAGAGGCTTGTAAGGGCGAGTATACGTGTTGAGGATGAAGTCAAGAAGTACGATGAGAAGATTAACGCGCTCAGAAAAATGCTTTTAAACGTTGGTAGCAGGGTGCCGGAGCAAGTCGAAATGCTGGAGAGAGATGTGAAAAACAGGAGGATGGAGGTGGAAGGCCCCCTCCTTAAGCTGATCGAGGTGGATGACAAGTATGCTAAGGCCACCGAGGCGATTTTCGGGAGAGAGCTGCTGGCATTCGTGGCGTTCGACGAACCCGACTTCCAGGTTTTGAACGAACTTAGAAAAAAGTATAACGCCTGGTGCACCATATACCTTCCGAAAACCCTTGAAGCACCCGCTCTGGGAAGGATAGAAGACGAAGGGGTTATTGGCTGGCTCGAGGATGTGCTGAAGTTCCCTGAAAGGGTCAGGGTGATTATAAGGGAAATAACCCGAAGGACTTTGTTAGTTAAAGACTTTAAGAGCGCGCTTGCGCTCAGCAGGAAGTATAAGGGGTTGAGGTTTGTTACAGTTGACGGCGAGGTAGTGGAGGACTTCGAAAACGTCTTGCGAAGCCCCCACAGGAAAATTAAGGGACTCCTGGACGTTAAGAGAATCACGGAAGAACTGGAGGAGAGCGTTATCGCTAGGGGACGGTTGGAGGAGGAGCTTAAATCCTTGAAGGAAAAGTTGGACGAGTTGAGGAGGGAGGAGGAGCGGGTTGAAAGAGCGCTCACAGTTATCCCGGAGTGGAGGATGCTTCTAAGGGAGAAGATGACGCTCGAAGAGGAGGAGAAGAAGCTGAAAGATGAGTTGAGGATGATTGAAGAGAATTTGGCGAGTATTTCAGCGGACAGGGAGAGAGCGGAAAGGACTCTAAGAAAGGTTGAGGAGAGGAAGCCTAAGGATTACACTGAGCTCGAGAAGGCTGAGATGGAGGCACTAAGAGAGCTCGAAGGGACGAGGAGAGAGCTTGACAGGTTGGAGGCTGAGCTGAGAAAAGTGATGAAGGAGAGGGAGGGGGCGCTGCTAAATATGAAGATGCTCGAAGCAACCGGCGAGTCTGTTTCAAAGGAAATCGACCTACTAAGGGAGGAGGTAGTGAGGGGGAGCGAGGAAGCTGAAGAGCTGACTAGAAAGATAGATGAGCTTAAAATAGTGGTTGAAGAGTGGCTGGCCCGTAAGAGGGACTATGAAAGGTCTATTGAAGTGCTGCTCCAAAAGCTGGGGGAGAGAAGGGAAAGAATGAAAGTGTTGGAGGAGACACTTGGAGAAGGGAGGAAGGAGCTGGAGAGTATTAAGAAAGAGATTTCCGCCGCGAAGGAGAGACTGAAGGAGCTGGAAAGGGAGGTGAGGGAGAGAGGGTTTGTGAAGCCTGCTAGGGTTAGGTCGCTCCCCGAGATCGAAGTGGAACGCACGCTCCTCGAGGAGGAACTTGCAAGCTTAGCAGACGTGGATGAAGGTGTCGTGAAAGAGAAGGAGGAGTTGGAGAGGGAGAGAGGATATCTCACTGAGAGATTTGAGAAGGTTAGAGAGGAACTGCAGGGAATTTTGGAGGAGTTAGAGAGAAGAAAGGAAGAGCACATGGTTAAACTGGTTGAGGCTGTCGATGAAGTTGAGAGGGAGGTTAACGAGCTGCTTGGGAGCGTCAACATGAGGTGCAAGTTAAGGGTTGCGGGAGGGTACAGTGAAGCTGGAGTGGAGGTTAAGTTGAGCGTAAAGGGTGGACCTTTAGTCAACGTTACAGCTGCAAGCGGAGGGGAAAGGTGTTTTTTCGCCATAGCGCTCATGGCGGCACTACAGAAGAAGGCGCGTACACCTCTCGTAGTACTAGACGAGCCGTCGATGCACCTTGACTCTGAAAACACCGAGAGGACTGGAAAGATACTCAAGGAGATTTCTTCGGGGAGACAGCTGCTTGTCTTAGTTCCCGACAAGTACTTAGAGTTTACGAAGTATGCTGACCAGTGCTACGGGACCGCCACTAGCAGCGGGGTTAGCGTAGTGATACCCGCCCGAATAAAGTGCTGA
- a CDS encoding ATP-binding protein has translation MLRPLLSPAASDTFTGRSDEVRFFQRFILDVKSGSETRRAVLVSGIPGIGKSSLLNKFRDIASVEGVTTIPLTVSFSRARTFFEEVKKRLDSLAPGARKKLIGEKPFAAPPPLPKEVDSAFEELFIGRFMEDMDKVKEAITRPVFFFCDSFERFAWLGYNSAYPLFRRVLSVFAESGFPAFFVVAAERDFVGEIVGGASNLFHVVELGPMPISDMRVLIQKLSGKLGFKVEEKVVDEMIKDSGGIPYKLCLLLYSSLAVSGERGVTYESLRKASELLKENPLGGIFQISGDETFVIDRIISGEYNFAPLDAIKQSLGDIFESTIASLKEKGLVEVEDSFILLVSDALFHDLRLSVNVDQIYGKASILLKLILKTVESGMPVNETIVNWFKDSATILAARKLQSLVVELASSVEDAAKEALEKRLFYDACVLFNIAADLHRRLGDYERAGMVLDAASRLFFDAGKLHYARVMLAQASELYEKSGVEWRAKSSARSAARMFEDAGDEYFKAGSLMLSRVFYRRAAEYLIKAGDSAHALSLCEKALKSFRGNKALERDFRLIKEKIGG, from the coding sequence TTGCTTAGGCCCTTACTGTCACCTGCAGCGAGCGATACTTTTACTGGAAGGTCAGATGAAGTGCGCTTCTTCCAGCGATTCATACTGGATGTTAAGTCTGGCTCTGAGACTAGGAGAGCCGTTTTAGTTTCGGGCATCCCCGGGATAGGCAAGTCATCTCTCCTCAACAAGTTTAGGGATATTGCAAGTGTTGAAGGCGTCACAACGATACCTCTTACAGTCTCCTTCTCTAGGGCACGAACCTTCTTTGAAGAAGTTAAGAAGCGCTTAGATTCCCTAGCTCCTGGAGCTCGCAAGAAGCTCATAGGGGAGAAGCCATTTGCCGCTCCTCCCCCCCTACCCAAGGAAGTTGACTCCGCATTTGAGGAGTTGTTCATTGGGCGCTTCATGGAGGACATGGACAAGGTGAAAGAAGCCATCACGAGGCCTGTCTTCTTTTTCTGTGACTCTTTTGAGCGCTTCGCCTGGCTTGGATACAACTCGGCTTACCCTTTATTCCGGAGAGTTCTTTCAGTTTTCGCGGAAAGCGGTTTTCCCGCGTTTTTTGTTGTAGCCGCCGAGAGAGATTTCGTGGGGGAAATAGTGGGGGGTGCTAGTAACCTTTTCCACGTGGTCGAGCTTGGACCCATGCCGATATCTGACATGCGTGTTCTGATCCAAAAATTATCAGGGAAGCTCGGTTTCAAGGTAGAAGAGAAAGTTGTAGATGAAATGATAAAGGACTCTGGCGGGATTCCATACAAGCTCTGCTTACTCCTCTACTCCTCACTCGCAGTTTCGGGTGAACGCGGGGTCACATATGAGTCACTCAGAAAGGCAAGCGAGCTTTTAAAGGAAAACCCGCTGGGCGGCATCTTTCAAATTTCGGGGGATGAGACCTTCGTAATAGACCGTATAATCTCGGGAGAATACAATTTCGCCCCCCTCGACGCCATCAAACAGTCGCTTGGCGACATTTTCGAGAGCACCATAGCGTCACTGAAGGAAAAGGGGTTGGTGGAGGTCGAGGACTCGTTTATACTTCTGGTCTCCGACGCCCTCTTCCACGACCTGCGGCTATCTGTCAATGTCGACCAGATTTATGGCAAGGCGAGCATTCTTCTAAAATTGATCCTTAAAACAGTCGAGAGTGGGATGCCCGTAAACGAGACGATCGTCAACTGGTTTAAAGATTCCGCCACAATACTCGCGGCGAGAAAACTTCAATCCCTAGTCGTCGAGCTCGCTAGCAGTGTTGAAGACGCCGCTAAGGAGGCACTTGAAAAAAGACTATTCTACGACGCATGCGTCCTCTTTAACATTGCGGCAGACCTCCACAGAAGGCTGGGTGACTACGAAAGAGCGGGAATGGTTCTAGACGCGGCTTCGAGGCTCTTCTTTGACGCTGGAAAGTTGCACTACGCAAGGGTGATGTTGGCTCAAGCCTCAGAGCTCTACGAAAAGTCTGGCGTCGAGTGGCGGGCAAAGTCGTCTGCTAGGTCTGCAGCTAGGATGTTTGAGGATGCCGGAGACGAGTACTTCAAGGCGGGTTCCTTGATGCTTTCAAGGGTATTTTACAGGAGGGCGGCCGAGTACCTCATCAAAGCTGGAGACTCCGCCCATGCCCTCTCTCTGTGCGAGAAAGCCCTGAAATCTTTTAGAGGGAATAAAGCGCTAGAGAGGGACTTCAGACTTATTAAAGAAAAGATTGGAGGCTGA
- a CDS encoding aldehyde ferredoxin oxidoreductase family protein, whose translation MAMYGYHGKILKIDLSKGSVETIKLKEEDAKAFIGGSGLAARLLFDVLDAKTNPLGPDNYLAFMTGPFTATAVPQGSRYIVAGKSAHGFWGEACSGGAFGPALKGAGVDGVIITGAAEKPVYVFIHDSTAEIKDASHLWGKDTYETQEIIKKDLGERRVRVACIGIGGENKVKYASIMNDEGRAAGRCGLGAVMGAKKLKAVAAVGSARAEIANEDMLKSLVDFHRLLMEASPFYHLLKEFGTYGYLDMAFEIGDAPTRYFTRALFPIEKISSALFKDKYMVRNYACYGCPVACGKIVEYNKRGVKEIDTPEYETMVAFGPLLEHYDLDAILYANHLCNVYGIDTISAGVSIAFAFYLYEKGVIKKKDAGMKLEWGNSETIIKLIGMIAKREGIGNILAEGTKGMAEHFKVNPEEAANVKGLEIPMHDPRAFFGQALSYATGNRGACHLRGDFYEVDLGVGAIPELNILQMDRFTLEGRVDAVVKYQDVREVYDSLILCKFSSATLTMVCDFLNAITGWDYTPESIRKTGERIFNIKRALNNKFGVTRQHDKLPKIAITPLEEGSTAGKTPNMEVLLKEYYKFRKWDWETGKPTKEKLEELGLGDIAAKI comes from the coding sequence ATGGCAATGTATGGATACCACGGCAAAATCTTGAAGATAGATCTTTCTAAGGGCTCTGTTGAAACGATAAAGCTGAAAGAGGAGGACGCCAAGGCATTCATTGGGGGGAGCGGGCTCGCCGCTCGACTACTGTTCGACGTTCTAGACGCAAAAACCAACCCCTTAGGCCCCGACAACTACCTCGCTTTCATGACAGGGCCCTTCACGGCAACAGCAGTTCCTCAAGGGAGCAGGTATATTGTTGCAGGAAAATCTGCGCATGGCTTCTGGGGGGAGGCTTGCTCTGGTGGAGCTTTCGGTCCAGCACTCAAGGGGGCAGGGGTAGATGGAGTCATAATTACTGGTGCCGCGGAGAAACCTGTTTATGTTTTCATTCACGACTCGACGGCGGAGATAAAGGATGCGAGCCACCTCTGGGGTAAGGACACGTATGAAACCCAAGAGATAATCAAGAAAGACTTGGGAGAGCGGAGGGTTAGAGTCGCCTGCATAGGTATCGGAGGGGAAAACAAAGTTAAATATGCTTCCATAATGAACGACGAGGGTCGAGCAGCCGGGCGATGCGGGCTTGGAGCAGTAATGGGCGCCAAGAAACTTAAGGCCGTGGCTGCGGTTGGCAGTGCAAGGGCAGAAATTGCTAATGAGGATATGTTAAAGAGTCTCGTAGACTTTCACAGGCTTCTGATGGAAGCATCTCCCTTCTACCACCTGCTAAAGGAGTTTGGAACTTACGGCTACCTCGACATGGCATTCGAGATAGGTGATGCACCTACAAGGTATTTCACTCGCGCTCTCTTCCCGATAGAAAAGATCAGTTCAGCATTGTTCAAGGATAAGTACATGGTGAGAAACTATGCATGCTATGGGTGCCCCGTAGCGTGCGGCAAAATTGTGGAATACAACAAAAGAGGAGTAAAAGAAATAGATACACCCGAATACGAGACCATGGTTGCTTTCGGCCCCCTCTTAGAACACTACGATCTAGACGCAATACTCTACGCGAACCACCTTTGCAACGTTTACGGAATCGACACAATTTCGGCCGGCGTGAGCATCGCCTTCGCCTTCTACCTTTACGAGAAGGGAGTTATAAAGAAGAAAGACGCTGGCATGAAGCTCGAATGGGGGAACAGTGAGACAATAATAAAGTTGATAGGAATGATCGCGAAACGGGAGGGCATAGGCAACATACTGGCAGAGGGAACCAAGGGAATGGCGGAGCACTTCAAAGTGAACCCAGAGGAAGCGGCAAACGTGAAGGGCCTCGAGATTCCAATGCATGATCCAAGGGCGTTCTTTGGGCAAGCCTTATCCTACGCTACCGGCAACAGGGGGGCATGCCACCTCAGAGGCGACTTCTACGAAGTAGACCTGGGAGTTGGAGCAATACCGGAGCTTAACATACTCCAGATGGATCGCTTCACTCTTGAAGGTAGAGTGGACGCCGTGGTCAAATACCAGGATGTACGTGAAGTCTACGACTCCTTGATTCTCTGCAAGTTCTCCTCTGCCACCTTAACCATGGTTTGCGACTTCCTAAACGCTATAACAGGGTGGGACTACACGCCGGAGTCTATTCGCAAGACAGGGGAAAGGATCTTTAACATAAAACGAGCGTTGAACAACAAGTTTGGCGTAACAAGACAGCATGATAAACTTCCTAAGATAGCCATAACCCCGCTTGAGGAAGGATCAACAGCCGGAAAAACACCCAACATGGAAGTGCTCCTGAAAGAATACTACAAGTTCAGAAAATGGGATTGGGAGACTGGAAAACCAACAAAAGAAAAGCTCGAAGAGCTTGGACTCGGAGACATAGCAGCAAAAATATGA